The following proteins come from a genomic window of Edaphobacter sp. 4G125:
- a CDS encoding IS110 family RNA-guided transposase: MQAVRSFVGMDVHKETISISVAEDGRNGPVRFIGVIPNQPDDIAKMAKRLAKHGELDFCYEAGGCGYNIYRQLTALGHSCTVAATSMIPRKPGERIKTDRRDSQKLAILHRSGDLTQVWVPDATHEALRDLVRARVDASMHLMRCRQQLLAFLLRHGRSYPTGKHWTQRHRSWLAGQTFQVEVHRIVFQDYVEAVWTAQERRDALIERIGAMTASWSLGPLVEALRGLRGIDLLSSATFLATTGDLSRFESPRMLMGYLGLVPSEHSSGGSIRRGGITKTGNREARRMLIEAAWSYRYPARVAKEKAEILVRLPKNVRDIAWKAQTRLCARYRTMIARGKKPTVVVAALARELAGFIWAIGQEMRLSGA, encoded by the coding sequence ATGCAGGCAGTCAGATCATTCGTTGGGATGGACGTCCACAAGGAGACCATTTCGATTAGCGTGGCCGAAGATGGACGGAACGGCCCGGTGCGGTTTATCGGCGTCATACCCAACCAGCCGGATGACATCGCGAAGATGGCCAAGCGGCTTGCGAAGCACGGCGAGCTCGATTTCTGTTACGAAGCCGGCGGTTGCGGCTACAACATCTATCGCCAACTCACTGCGTTGGGCCACAGTTGCACGGTCGCGGCGACCTCGATGATTCCGCGCAAGCCGGGTGAGAGGATCAAGACGGATCGGCGGGACTCGCAGAAGCTGGCGATCCTGCACCGATCTGGTGACCTAACGCAGGTGTGGGTGCCGGACGCGACACATGAGGCGTTGCGTGATCTCGTTCGTGCGCGTGTGGATGCATCCATGCATCTGATGCGCTGTCGTCAGCAGTTACTCGCGTTCCTGCTCCGCCACGGGCGATCTTATCCAACCGGCAAGCACTGGACGCAGCGCCACCGTTCCTGGCTAGCTGGACAGACCTTTCAAGTGGAAGTTCATCGCATCGTGTTCCAGGATTATGTCGAAGCAGTGTGGACTGCACAGGAGAGAAGAGACGCGCTGATCGAACGGATCGGTGCGATGACGGCAAGCTGGTCGCTTGGCCCATTGGTCGAAGCACTGCGCGGCTTGCGAGGGATCGACCTACTCTCATCTGCCACGTTCTTGGCTACGACCGGCGACCTGAGCCGCTTCGAGTCGCCACGGATGCTGATGGGCTACCTCGGCCTCGTTCCGTCCGAACACTCCAGCGGTGGCAGCATCCGTCGCGGAGGTATTACGAAGACCGGCAACCGCGAAGCACGGAGGATGCTGATCGAAGCGGCATGGAGCTATCGCTATCCAGCCCGTGTCGCTAAGGAGAAGGCCGAGATCCTCGTCCGCTTGCCGAAGAACGTTAGGGATATCGCGTGGAAGGCACAGACCAGGCTTTGCGCTCGCTATCGAACGATGATTGCGCGCGGTAAGAAGCCTACGGTCGTCGTGGCGGCACTTGCACGCGAACTCGCGGGCTTTATCTGGGCTATCGGTCAGGAGATGCGATTGTCTGGAGCATAG